The following coding sequences are from one Eleginops maclovinus isolate JMC-PN-2008 ecotype Puerto Natales chromosome 11, JC_Emac_rtc_rv5, whole genome shotgun sequence window:
- the ruvbl2 gene encoding ruvB-like 2 isoform X1, translating to MYIEKERLVSGRTHFPCAPLERSAAFSHFLKCGCTEMATTKVPEVRDITRIERIGAHSHIRGLGLDDALEPRQVSQGMVGQLASRRAAGVILEMIKDGHIAGRAVLIAGQPGTGKTAIAMGIAQSLGPDTPFTAMAGSEIFSLEMSKTEALSQAFRKAIGVRIKEETEIIEGEVVEIQIDRPATGTGAKVGKLTLKTTEMETIYDLGNKMIDSLSKEKVQAGDVITIDKATGKISKLGRSFTRARDYDAMGAQTQFVQCPEGELQKRKEVVHTVSLHEIDVINSRTQGFLALFSGDTGEIKSEVREQINAKVCEWREEGKAEIIPGVLFIDEVHMLDMECFSFLNRALESDLSPVLIMATNRGITRIRGTNYQSPHGIPIDLLDRLLIIATSPYTEKETKQILKIRCEEEDVELSEEAHTVLTRIGMETSLRYAIQLISTAGLVCRKRKGTEVQVEDIKRVYSLFLDEARSSQYMKEYQDSFLFNETQTPSMDTS from the exons ATGTacatagaaaaagaaagacttgTTTCTGGTCGGACACACTTCCCCTGCGCACCATTGGAAAGAAGCGCCGCATTCTCACATTTTCTGAAGTGTGGCTGCACAG AGATGGCGACTACAAAGGTCCCAGAGGTTCGTGACATCACACGGATTGAGAGAATCG GAGCACACTCTCACATTCGTGGCCTTGGTTTGGATGATGCTTTGGAGCCAAGACAG GTGTCTCAGGGGATGGTGGGCCAGCTGGCCTCTCGTCGGGCAGCAGGGGTCATCCTGGAGATGATCAAAGATGGCCACATAGCTGGCAGAGCAGTTCTGATCGCTGGCCAACCTGGCACAGGAAAGACTGCCATTGCTATGG gcATCGCCCAGTCTCTTGGCCCTGATACACCTTTCACAGCGATGGCCGGCAGTGAGATCTTCTCCCTGGAGATGAGCAAGACCGAGGCACTCAGCCAAGCTTTCAGAAAAGCCATCGGAGTGAGGATAAA AGAGGAGACGGAGATCATCGAAGGAGAGGTGGTGGAGATCCAGATTGATCGACCGGCCACAGGAACG GGTGCCAAGGTGGGCAAGCTAACTCTAAAGACCACTGAGATGGAGACAATATACGACTTGGGCAACAAGATGATCGACAGTCTCAGTAAAGAGAAGGTTCAAGCAGG AGATGTCATTACTATTGACAAAGCCACTGGAAAAATCAGCAAGTTGGGCCGCTCCTTCACCAGAGCCAGAGACTATGATGCCATGGGAGCTCAG ACCCAGTTTGTACAGTGTCCAGAGGGAGAGCTGCAGAAGAGGAAAGAGGTGGTCCACACGGTGTCCCTGCATGAGATCGACGTCATCAACAGCCGCACACAGGGCTTCCTGGCTCTCTTCTCCGGAGATACCGGAGAGATCAAGTCTGAAGTCCGCGAGCAGATAAATGCCAAAGTGTGTGAGTGGAGGGAAGAGGGCAAGGCAGAGATCATCCCTGGG GTGTTATTTATCGATGAGGTGCATATGCTGGACATGGAGTGCTTCTCCTTCCTGAACCGTGCCCTGGAGAGTGACCTGTCCCCAGTTCTCATTATGGCAACCAACAGAGGCATTACTCG TATCCGTGGCACCAATTACCAGAGCCCTCATGGCATCCCCATCGACCTGCTGGACCGCCTGCTCATCATCGCCACCTCCCCTTACACCGAAAAAGAGACGAAGCAGATTCTCAAGATCCG gtgtgaggaggaggatgtggagCTGAGTGAGGAGGCTCACACTGTCCTGACTCGCATTGGCATGGAGACGTCGCTACGCTACGCTATCCAGCTGATCAGCACTGCTGGACTGGTGTGTCGCAAACGCAAG GGGACAGAAGTCCAGGTGGAGGACATCAAACGGGTTTACTCTCTGTTCCTGGATGAGGCCCGATCCTCTCAGTACATGAAGGAGTATCAGGATTCCTTCCTCTtcaatgaaacac AAACCCCTTCCATGGATACCTCATAA
- the ruvbl2 gene encoding ruvB-like 2 isoform X2, with translation MATTKVPEVRDITRIERIGAHSHIRGLGLDDALEPRQVSQGMVGQLASRRAAGVILEMIKDGHIAGRAVLIAGQPGTGKTAIAMGIAQSLGPDTPFTAMAGSEIFSLEMSKTEALSQAFRKAIGVRIKEETEIIEGEVVEIQIDRPATGTGAKVGKLTLKTTEMETIYDLGNKMIDSLSKEKVQAGDVITIDKATGKISKLGRSFTRARDYDAMGAQTQFVQCPEGELQKRKEVVHTVSLHEIDVINSRTQGFLALFSGDTGEIKSEVREQINAKVCEWREEGKAEIIPGVLFIDEVHMLDMECFSFLNRALESDLSPVLIMATNRGITRIRGTNYQSPHGIPIDLLDRLLIIATSPYTEKETKQILKIRCEEEDVELSEEAHTVLTRIGMETSLRYAIQLISTAGLVCRKRKGTEVQVEDIKRVYSLFLDEARSSQYMKEYQDSFLFNETQTPSMDTS, from the exons ATGGCGACTACAAAGGTCCCAGAGGTTCGTGACATCACACGGATTGAGAGAATCG GAGCACACTCTCACATTCGTGGCCTTGGTTTGGATGATGCTTTGGAGCCAAGACAG GTGTCTCAGGGGATGGTGGGCCAGCTGGCCTCTCGTCGGGCAGCAGGGGTCATCCTGGAGATGATCAAAGATGGCCACATAGCTGGCAGAGCAGTTCTGATCGCTGGCCAACCTGGCACAGGAAAGACTGCCATTGCTATGG gcATCGCCCAGTCTCTTGGCCCTGATACACCTTTCACAGCGATGGCCGGCAGTGAGATCTTCTCCCTGGAGATGAGCAAGACCGAGGCACTCAGCCAAGCTTTCAGAAAAGCCATCGGAGTGAGGATAAA AGAGGAGACGGAGATCATCGAAGGAGAGGTGGTGGAGATCCAGATTGATCGACCGGCCACAGGAACG GGTGCCAAGGTGGGCAAGCTAACTCTAAAGACCACTGAGATGGAGACAATATACGACTTGGGCAACAAGATGATCGACAGTCTCAGTAAAGAGAAGGTTCAAGCAGG AGATGTCATTACTATTGACAAAGCCACTGGAAAAATCAGCAAGTTGGGCCGCTCCTTCACCAGAGCCAGAGACTATGATGCCATGGGAGCTCAG ACCCAGTTTGTACAGTGTCCAGAGGGAGAGCTGCAGAAGAGGAAAGAGGTGGTCCACACGGTGTCCCTGCATGAGATCGACGTCATCAACAGCCGCACACAGGGCTTCCTGGCTCTCTTCTCCGGAGATACCGGAGAGATCAAGTCTGAAGTCCGCGAGCAGATAAATGCCAAAGTGTGTGAGTGGAGGGAAGAGGGCAAGGCAGAGATCATCCCTGGG GTGTTATTTATCGATGAGGTGCATATGCTGGACATGGAGTGCTTCTCCTTCCTGAACCGTGCCCTGGAGAGTGACCTGTCCCCAGTTCTCATTATGGCAACCAACAGAGGCATTACTCG TATCCGTGGCACCAATTACCAGAGCCCTCATGGCATCCCCATCGACCTGCTGGACCGCCTGCTCATCATCGCCACCTCCCCTTACACCGAAAAAGAGACGAAGCAGATTCTCAAGATCCG gtgtgaggaggaggatgtggagCTGAGTGAGGAGGCTCACACTGTCCTGACTCGCATTGGCATGGAGACGTCGCTACGCTACGCTATCCAGCTGATCAGCACTGCTGGACTGGTGTGTCGCAAACGCAAG GGGACAGAAGTCCAGGTGGAGGACATCAAACGGGTTTACTCTCTGTTCCTGGATGAGGCCCGATCCTCTCAGTACATGAAGGAGTATCAGGATTCCTTCCTCTtcaatgaaacac AAACCCCTTCCATGGATACCTCATAA
- the ftr83 gene encoding finTRIM family, member 83, which produces MSSDQEDCHLCKEYLRDPVSIPCGHIFCSVCLKTYWDHADHTGSYLCPQCRVTYNKRPTPRRMGGSRQSTIQRNSEPFPPPPPSPDYNYAGPQDVGCDICIGKKHKAVKTCLMCLASYCEKHLKPHYESNTFKRHKLVDEIGHLDRQICPQHQKGLELFCRTDQMCICVLCTVKEHKGHDMVSAEQERAEEQQRLGATQAEIQEKIHDRLKQMEELKQAVDTLKSSAHTALQECEKMFADMMRSIERMQQEMTKLISSNKRAALNNAEGHMERLSHEIADLKRRDNEITQLSRTEDHIHFIQSYHMLIAQTEAEELPTVSVNPYFTFGPVTKAVSEMKQHLNEFSNDELVKVAKAVNKMTFCQLEDSKKKQSKAIKSEEAAVYKSVPMQEPQHRDDFMRYACQLTLDSNTAYRQLYLSRGNRKAVLKRDPQSYGDHPARFDSLPQVLCKENLSGGPYYWEVDWSGEGAAIGVTYKGIKRTGYGDNSRIGYNRKSWSLFCSDASYSARHSKDQIEVNAPYSSRIGVFLDHDGGTLSFYAIGDTMSLIHRFKASFTEPVFPGFWVWYESGITLIQ; this is translated from the exons ATGTCTTCCGACCAGGAAGACTGCCACCTCTGTAAGGAGTACCTCAGGGACCCCGTGTCCATCCCATGTGGCCACATCTTCTGCTCCGTGTGCCTGAAGACCTACTGGGACCATGCCGACCACACAGGCTCATACCTCTGTCCACAGTGCAGGGTCACCTACAACAAGAGGCCCACCCCGAGACGCATGGGAGGCTCTCGCCAATCCACCATACAACGCAACAGCGAACCCTTCCCACCTCCACCTCCGTCCCCTGACTACAACTATGCGGGACCCCAGGATGTAGGTTGTGACATCTGCATTGGAAAGAAGCACAAAGCCGTCAAGACCTGCCTGATGTGTCTGGCCTCGTATTGCGAGAAGCATCTCAAGCCCCACTACGAGTCAAACACTTTCAAGAGGCACAAGCTGGTGGATGAGATCGGCCACCTGGACAGGCAGATCTGTCCGCAGCATCAGAAGGGACTTGAGCTTTTCTGTCGCACTGACCAGatgtgcatctgtgtgcttTGTACAGTCAAGGAGCACAAAGGTCACGACATGGTGTCTGCTGAGCAGGAGAGGGCGGAGGAGCAG cAACGGCTGGGCGCCACCCAGGCAGAGATCCAAGAGAAGATTCATGACCGACTCAAGCAGATGGAGGAACTGAAACAAGCTGTGGACACACTCAAG AGCTCCGCCCACACAGCCCTGCAGGAATGTGAGAAGATGTTTGCTGACATGATGCGCTCCATCGAAAGGATGCAGCAAGAGATGACCAAGCTAATCTCCTCCAACAAGAGAGCAGCGCTCAACAACGCAGAGGGCCACATGGAGCGGCTGAGCCATGAGATCGCCGACCTGAAGAGGAGGGACAACGAGATCACCCAGCTGTCCCGCACCGAAGACCACATCCACTTCATCCAG AGCTACCACATGCTGATAGCCCAGACTGAGGCGGAGGAGCTGCCTACAGTGAGCGTCAACCCCTACTTCACCTTCGGGCCGGTGACTAAGGCTGTCTCTGAGATGAAGCAGCACCTGAACGAATTCAGCAATGATGAACTGGTTAAGGTGGCCAAAGCAG ttaaCAAAATGACCTTCTGCCAACTGGAGGATTCCAAAAAGAAACAATCAAAAGCAATCAAAA GTGAAGAAGCTGCCGTGTACAAGTCTGTGCCAATGCAGGAACCTCAGCACCGGGACGACTTCATGAGAT ATGCCTGCCAGCTGACTCTGGACTCGAACACGGCCTACAGACAGCTCTACTTGTCCCGAGGGAACAGGAAAGCCGTCCTCAAGAGAGACCCCCAGTCCTACGGCGATCACCCCGCCAGGTTCGACTCACTGCCCCAGGTCCTGTGTAAGGAGAATCTCTCCGGTGGACCGTACTACTGGGAGGTTGACTGGAGTGGAGAGGGGGCCGCCATCGGGGTCACCTACAAAGGCATCAAACGGACGGGCTACGGAGACAACTCCCGCATTGGCTACAACCGCAAGTCCTGGAGCCTGTTCTGCTCTGATGCCAGCTACTCTGCCCGCCACAGCAAAGACCAGATAGAGGTCAACGCCCCTTACTCATCCCGCATAGGGGTGTTCCTCGACCACGATGGCGGTACCCTCTCTTTCTACGCCATTGGGGACACCATGTCTCTCATCCACCGCTTCAAGGCGTCCTTTACCGAGCCTGTCTTTCCAGGCTTCTGGGTGTGGTACGAGTCAGGCATTACCCTCATCCAGTAG